Genomic window (Deltaproteobacteria bacterium):
GGTCAGGGTCGGGGTGCCTTTTGTGGAAATTGTTCGCTACGCCCGGGAGAACAAGGTGGATTTCATCATAATGGGCGCATCCGGGAGTTCTGAACTCAACAAGCAGAGTTTTGGCAGTACAGTGGAGAATGTGGCCAGAAGAGCGCACTGCCATGTAATGGCGATTCGCAATCCAGAAAAGGCCTTCAAACTGCCTGGCTGAAGAAGGCACAAGTCAGCCGGGGCTGCTCGGCCACGGCTGCCGCCTGCCAGGGAGCCGGAGCTACCCTGAAAGCGTGTAGCGAGGAGGTATGGTTGTATGAAAAAGAAAAAAGTGCTAGTGGTGGACGATGAACTCGATATGCGCACCTTTATCTCCACCCTACTCGAGACCAGCGGCTATAAACCGATCATTGCCACCAATGGTGAAGAAGGTTTGCAGAAAGCCCTGGCTCACCAGCCGGAGGCGATAATTCTCGATGTGATGATGCCCAAGGAAGGCGGCATCCAGATGTATCGAGAGCTGCGAACCAACAAAGAGCTGCGGCACATTCCTGTCATAATGTTGTCGG
Coding sequences:
- a CDS encoding response regulator, with amino-acid sequence MKKKKVLVVDDELDMRTFISTLLETSGYKPIIATNGEEGLQKALAHQPEAIILDVMMPKEGGIQMYRELRTNKELRHIPVIMLSAISRRTFFHSQKMLNTYRGQEVPEPEAYLEKPPETEEFLRTLENCLGCVSEKNAAPES